One region of Citrus sinensis cultivar Valencia sweet orange chromosome 6, DVS_A1.0, whole genome shotgun sequence genomic DNA includes:
- the LOC102609769 gene encoding aquaporin PIP2-2-like: protein MAKDIEVGGQGEFHAKDYHDPPPAPLIDAEELTQWSFYRATIAEFIATLLFLYITVLTVIGYKSQTDANHGGDGCGGVGILGIAWAFGGMIFVLVYCTAGISGGHINPAVTFGLFLARKVSLVRAVMYMVAQCLGAICGCGLVKAFQKSYYTRYGGGANELADGYSTGTGLGAEIIGTFVLVYTVFSATDPKRNARDSHVPVLAPLPIGFAVFMVHLATIPVTGTGINPARSLGAAVIYKKDKAWDDQWIFWVGPFIGAAIAAFYHQFILRASASKALGSFKSSSNI from the exons ATGGCCAAGGACATTGAGGTTGGTGGGCAAGGCGAGTTCCATGCTAAGGATTACCATGACCCTCCGCCAGCTCCATTGATCGATGCCGAGGAGCTCACCCAATGGTCATTTTACAGGGCTACTATAGCTGAGTTCATCGCCACGCTCTTGTTTTTGTACATTACTGTGCTGACAGTGATTGGTTACAAAAGCCAGACGGACGCCAACCACGGCGGTGACGGATGTGGTGGTGTTGGCATTCTGGGCATCGCTTGGGCCTTTGGTGGCATGATCTTTGTTCTTGTTTACTGCACTGCTGGTATCTCTG GTGGACACATTAACCCGGCGGTGACATTTGGGCTGTTCTTGGCGCGGAAGGTGTCACTGGTGCGAGCCGTAATGTACATGGTGGCTCAGTGTTTGGGAGCCATATGTGGCTGCGGGCTCGTTAAGGCTTTCCAGAAGTCTTACTACACAAGATACGGCGGTGGAGCCAATGAGCTCGCTGATGGGTACAGCACTGGCACTGGATTGGGTGCTGAGATCATTGGTACCTTTGTTCTTGTCTACACTGTTTTCTCCGCCACCGATCCCAAGAGAAATGCTAGGGACTCCCATGTTCCT GTCTTGGCACCATTGCCAATTGGATTTGCTGTGTTCATGGTTCACTTGGCGACAATCCCAGTCACTGGAACTGGCATCAACCCCGCTAGAAGTTTGGGAGCTGCAGTGATTTACAAGAAGGACAAGGCTTGGGATGATCAA TGGATCTTCTGGGTTGGCCCCTTCATTGGTGCTGCAATTGCTGCATTTTACCACCAATTCATCCTCAGAGCATCTGCTTCTAAAGCTCTTGGATCCTTCAAAAGCTCCTCcaacatttaa